The Chrysoperla carnea chromosome X, inChrCarn1.1, whole genome shotgun sequence genome includes a region encoding these proteins:
- the LOC123302460 gene encoding putative transcription factor capicua isoform X4 → MKMQSGTTDANTMVRKLPKKRKFDPSELEDTQPTTIISTTSSTVGDMLQVTTSASEINDSPQLVIIQNPQSVLRQPPQPAAIDYSRLASTATQQQSQQQRRNDDYRQIITSEHSSPEPMEETYTNHIRRTQIPPIDLNEWHDHRVLAKYNDVYLPGIIRRAGSAGEVWVEFDYCERQIQQYLDVFTTGKYDVIGDASPSLGQIHIGTPVCVRSNDSTSNMFVEGVVEQILNCPTQFVVKIRDGNTHTSLTVSRANLRLLLPPWWDEIKDFDPQMVNGQQNRVTSINDISYGNIITQSNGNTVPPPGGSGGSILVTTDGNGPLQLHHVVPTLQTNKTTEYYRSTGTSPLNTPVSHHPIYTTPHSNGSTGDLTRPPYDEYCDSDDDLGREDILFPSDADGAKLSGSSKRSSMQSRGSTSSLLEQRSITPRSQPATPRSQAATPHKYKKGDVVQTPSGIRKKFNGKQWRRLCSKDGCQKESQRRGYCSRHSSLKASALRSGPSGFPSRSSSKTGHSTADGEETSRDSETSPNYADRRITGRFDLEETEAANMLVSLGSSRSATPAFSSPTGQGSSPLIVQSPITVDPRSNVFMPITSPAGVTDNSLHRNNPTGTSPSNIPKWKRPSPIPPGHFMVTAAAYQPPVIRPESVRPNNISGTSMQSPSSVATSVIRISPNPGQLRTSQCQIQSTHNENQNLSKYTPMPSSNTFTSVVTSAMHQKQVRTSHIQQDQIIDTNNVMEQIQQQQTNANNGTVNTITVESAQPTVVNGQIHHHHAYPNQVTLLPITKTINANNDGLPETVYIMSSPATLLQPTEKKLMIIKSELPDSEKCHTIMVNQSYITSQKSIQQKQLQQQQQQQQQQQQSQQIITSQQSTTIPIGGNLVRKFTIQQQDNGVGQQHQIQNHSNQITNMHDKNDTTCNETLLNNNNNHNQNIIETSTIINEQKPIVTYTPNIVHHTQQQVTRISGTTLVPPTSLFQPVIVHPAQLVPVLPAATNHVATNNKIETQQLQIKQEPMIDKNDISENNNIQQTTPVSIYSWKSIVPILAPASPIQPTTPAQPNSPQNGATITSTNYSQNNEKDMKCSTGEQCDIDVDFLAGDALPLPGDEDDDVFESDPAIPEQIIVSNNTKRRSQSLSALQNSKEMNSGKTKERIRRPMNAFMIFSKRHRALVHQRHPNQDNRTVSKILGEWWYALGPEEKQQYHELASEVKEAHFKAHPEWKWCSKDRRKSSTGSTRSKLGSITDSTDILSGNDVLQSPHTPLDTATPRINIIDTKTSSATQQHVKIEDTNNISGDIDVIETADDISDDDQMVICEEVPLEIDLKCKEKVTDSDSESQSDIDHIDVKTSQASFVRFSPTSKPGEITCRPKPIKLRIASSTDSNIKFQNDNNTSISISYPYNSPVNPMGVLGFQPTGGAFKTMPVSPKTTIKTNESHSEISIRKTENTVHQTIAQPHTTQSVIVTQQQQQSTNINTSSSSSVLTTISSNAFHNQQNHRNNSHQQQQQSANAMDTSTPKCVKNENDSDQQMVSTPTTTTSSDNSQNYQTTKVHYNMGLLIRLDPSDDIVTNKQLTDIKTKILKPEPISPAANATSTTDQTETSASDQLTAKQRQDEIEQATFVLAPTPAQLGKAPLQRRQSMAVSICSSATNDSVISMSSTGNNGESNTITLNSCEESPLISPSMKKSIFKKNYDDGMNRVLETVDFEKKFSSLPEFKPEDCQSPSTISVPSSPRVFTQNYRKKQQQTPSNTNIQVVHMIQHRQQSNNNTQVDEDQELDRSGGNQMNMAPKSSGANTKLIGNTFFGPDFNIEAFREATSEAGGAEASSPCTPKTPCTAGVNSSNNVRLNDSANDKGHRRLLEQRRQLVMLLFQEQGCFFPTTQATSNFQSAHSDLFPNKASLQLKIREVRQKLMAQSSNAHTPLSAGLVSPSPQSAPPTVTVSVSSMSTQSNSVNLGTITETNPQNQTSGDHYPQNTTTSTSS, encoded by the exons ATGAAAATGCAAAGTGGTACAACCGATGCAAATACAATGGTacgaaaattaccaaaaaaacgGAAATTTGATCCATCCGAATTGGAAGATACACAACCGACAACAATTATATCGACAACATCGTCAACAGTTGGTGATATGCTTCAGGTGACAACATCCGCTAGTGAAATAAATGATTCACCGCAACTGGTTATTATACAGAATCCACAAAGTGTGTTACGGCAACCGCCTCAACCAGCTGCGATTGATTATTCACGATTAGCATCGACGGCAACGCAACAGCAATCGCAACAACAGCGTCGTAACGATGATTATCGTCAAATAATCACTTCGGAACATTCGTCACCGGAGCCCATGGAAGAGACGTATACAAATCATATACGTCGCACACAAATACCCCCAATTGACTTGAATGAATGGCATGATCATCGAGTTCTGGCTAAATATAACGATGTCTATTTACcag GTATCATACGACGTGCAGGAAGTGCCGGAGAAGTCTGGGTTGAATTTGATTATTGCGAACGACAAATTCAACAATATTTAGATGTGTTCACTACCGGCAAATATGATGTTATCGGTGATGCAAGTCCTTCACTCGGTCAAATCCATATAGGAACACCAGTTTGCGTTCGAAGCAATGATAGTACATCGAATATGTTCGTTGAAGGTGTTGtcgaacaaatattaaattgtccAACACAATTTGTGGTAAAAATTCGTGATGGTAATACACATACAAGTTTAACAGTGAGTCGTGCGAATTTACGATTGTTGTTGCCACCATGGTGGGATGAAATTAAGGATTTTGATCCACAAATGGTGAATGGACAACAGAATCGTGTAACATCGATTAACGATATTTCGTATGGGAATATAATTACACAAAGTAATGGAAATACAGTGCCGCCGCCAGGTGGTTCTGGTGGAAGTATACTTGTTACTACTGATGGTAACGGTCCGTTACAATTACATCATGTTGTGCCAACGTTacaaacgaataaaacgactgAGTACTATCGGAGTACGGGTACATCACCGTTGAATACGCCCGTTTCACATCATCCGATTTACACAACACCACATTCAAATGGTAGTACTGGCGATTTAACACGACCTCCATATGATGAATATTGTGATAGTGATGATGATTTGGGACGTGAAGATATTTTGTTTCCATCTGATGCTG ATGGAGCAAAATTATCTGGAAGTAGTAAACGAAGCAGCATGCAAAGTCGTGGTTCGACATCTTCGTTGTTGGAACAACGAAGTATAACACCACGATCTCAACCAGCGACCCCTCGTTCACAAGCGGCAACTCCGCATAAATACAAAAAGGGAGATGTTGTACAAACACCATCCGGTatacgtaaaaaatttaatggtaaACAATGGAGACGACTATGTTCGAAAGATGGATGTCAGAAGGAATCCCAACGACGTGGTTATTGTTCTCGACATTCTAGTTTGAAAGCATCTGCCTTACGTAGTGGTCCAAGTGGTTTTCCAag tcgTAGCAGCAGTAAAACTGGACACAGTACAGCAGACGGTGAAGAAACGTCGCGTGATTCGGAGACATCACCGAATTACGCCGATCGTCGTATAACTGGTCGATTTGATCTCGAAGAAACCGAAGCTGCCAATATGTTAGTATCACTTGGTAGTTCTCGATCAGCAACACCTGCATTCTCATCTCCCACGGGTCAAGGATCATCTCCACTAATTGTACAGTCCCCAATAACCGTTGATCCACGTTCAAATGTATTTATGCCAATCACAAGTCCTGCAGGTGTTACGGACAACAGTTTACATAGAAACAACCCGACTGGTACATCTCCGTCTAATATTCCAAAATGGAAACGGCCTTCTCCAATCCCTCCAGGACATTTTATGGTTACAGCGGCTGCATATCAACCACCGGTTATTCg acCCGAATCGGTTCGACCAAATAATATTTCGGGAACTTCTATGCAATCACCATCCAGTGTTGCAACAAGTGTTATTCGTATTTCACCAAATCCTGGACAATTACGAACATCTCAGTGTCAAATACAATCTACTCAt aatgaaaatcaaaatctaTCAAAATACACCCCAATGCCAAGTAGCAACACTTTCACGAGTGTTGTAACCTCGGCAATGCATCAGAAACAAGTAAGAACCTCACACATCCAACAGGATCAAATCATAGACACCAACAACGTTATGGAACagatacaacaacaacaaacgaATGCAAATAACGGAACCGTGAACACAATCACCGTGGAATCAGCTCAACCGACTGTCGTAAATGGTCAAATTCATCATCATCACGCTTACCCGAATCAAGTAACTCTGCTACCAATTACCAAAACGATAAATGCTAACAACGATGGACTACCAGAAACCGTGTATATTATGTCATCACCGGCTACATTACTTCAACCCACCGAGAAAAagttaatgattattaaaagtGAATTACCTGATAGTGAAAAGTGTCATACAATTATGGTGAATCAAAGTTATATTACGTCACAAAAGTCAATACAACAGAAACAATTACAAcagcaacagcaacaacaacaacaacaacaacaatctcaacaaattattacgtcacaacaaTCGACAACGATACCCATTGGTGGGAATTTAGTACGAAAATTTACGATACAACAGCAGGATAATGGTGTGGGACAGCAACATCAAATACAAAATCATTCAAATCAG ataaCGAATATGCATGATAAAAATGACACGACTTGTAACGAAACACTattaaataacaacaataaccACAACCAGAATATAATCGAAACATCGACGATTATAAACGAACAAAAGCCGATCGTAACATACACACCAAATATTGTCCATCATACCCAGCAACAAGTGACACGGATTAGTGGTACAACATTAGTTCCACCGACAAGTTTATTTCAACCAGTGATCGTACATCCAGCTCAGTTGGTACCTGTTTTACCGGCTGCCACTAATCATGTTGccaccaataataaaattgaaacgcAACAACTTCAAATCAAACAGGAGCCGAtgattgataaaaatgatatatctg aaaacaataatattcaaCAAACCACTCCGGTTTCGATATACTCTTGGAAATCAATCGTACCAATCTTAGCACCTGCATCCCCTATTCAACCGACAACACCGGCTCAACCGAATTCCCCACAAAATGGTGCTACAATCACATCAACAAACTACTCACAAAACAATGAGAAAGACATGAAATGTAGCACGGGTGAACAATGTGATATTGATGTTGATTTTTTGGCTGGAGATGCTTTACCTTTACCGGGTGATGAAGACGATGATGTGTTCGAATCGGATCCAGCAATACCTGAACAAATTATTGTATCGAATAATACAAAACGTCGTAGTCAAAGTTTGAGTGCGTTACAGAATTCGAAGGAAATGAATTCAGGaaaa ACAAAGGAGCGTATACGACGTCCAATGAATGCATTTATGATCTTCTCGAAACGACATCGAGCTTTGGTACATCAGCGTCATCCAAATCAAGATAATCGTACAGTTTCGAAGATTCTAGGTGAATGGTGGTATGCACTAGGTCCTGAAGAAAAACAACAGTATCATGAATTAGCTTCTGAG GTAAAGGAAGCTCATTTCAAAGCCCATCCCGAATGGAAATGGTGTAGTAAAGATCGTCGAAAATCTTCAACAGGATCAACACGTTCAAAATTAGGCTCAATCACGGATTCAACGGATATTCTATCCGGCAACGATGTTCTCCAAAGTCCACATACCCCCTTAGACACAGCCACTCCACGTATTAACATAATCGATACAAAAACGTCTTCAGCGACTCAACAACATGTTAAAATCGAGGATACAAACAATATATCCGGTGATATTGATGTAATCGAAACAGCCGACGATATATCTGACGATGATCAAATGGTCATATGTGAGGAAGTCCCCTTGGAAATTGATCTCAAATGTAAAGAAAAAGTAACCGATTCCGATTCGGAGTCACAAAGTGATATTGATCATATCGATGTTAAAACGTCACAAGCCTCGTTTGTTCGATTTAGTCCGACAAGTAAACCTGGTGAAATAACATGTCGTCCGAAACCGATTAAGTTACGAATTGCTTCGAGCACGGATAGTAATATTAAGTTTCAGAatgataataatacatcgataaGTATATCGTATCCATATAATTCACCCGTGAATCCAATGGGTGTTCTGGGTTTTCAACCGACTGGTGGTGCGTTTAAAACAATGCCAGTATCACCTAAAACTAcgattaaaacaaatgaaagtcATAGTG aaatctcAATTCGTAAAACTGAAAATACCGTACATCAGACAATCGCGCAACCGCATACGACACAATCGGTGATTGTTACTCAACAACAGCAACAATCGACCAACATAAATACATCCAGTTCATCATCTGTGTTAACAACAATCTCATCAAATGCGTTCCATAATCAACAGAATCATCGAAATAATAgtcatcaacaacaacaacaatccGCAAATGCCATGGATACATCAACACCGAAATGTGTTAAGAATGAAAATGATTCCGATCAACAAATGGTATCGACACCGACTACAACGACATCTTCAGATAATTCACAGAATTATCAAACCACTAAAGTTCATTATAATATGG GATTACTAATACGATTAGATCCAAGTGACGATATTGTAACgaataaacaattgacagacatcaaaacgaaaatattaaaaccaGAACCGATATCACCAGCTGCAAATGCAACATCCACAACGGACCAAACAGAAACATCCGCATCGGATCAACTAACCGCAAAACAACGTCAAGATGAAATTGAACAAGCTACATTTGTCTTAGCACCAACACCAGCTCAATTGGGTAAAGCACCGTTACAACGGCGCCAATCAATGG CGGTATCAATATGCTCAAGTGCAACAAATGATAGTGTGATTTCGATGTCATCTACCGGTAATAATGGTGAATCGAATACAATTACGTTAAACTCATGTGAAGAATCTCCATTAATCTCACCATCGATgaagaaaagtatttttaagaaaaattacgaTGATGGTATGAATAG AGTATTAGAAACAGTggattttgaaaagaaattctCATCGTTGCCAGAATTTAAACCAGAAGATTGTCAATCGCCCAGTACAATATCGGTTCCATCAAGTCCACGTGTGTTCACACAAAATTATCGTAAAAAACAGCAACAAACGCCGAGTAACACAAACATCCAAGTTGTACATATGATCCAACATCGTCAACAATCTAATAATAACACACAAGTGGACGAAGATCAAGAATTGGATCGTAGTGGGGGTAATCAAATGAATATGGCACCAAAATCATCGGGTGCAAACACGAAATTAATTGGAAATACATTCTTTGGACCTGATTTTAATATTGAAGCATTTAGAG aaGCGACTTCAGAAGCGGGTGGTGCTGAAGCCAGTTCACCATGTACACCAAAAACACCGTGTACCGCGGGTGTAAACAGTTCGAATAATGTACGATTGAATGATTCAGCGAATGATAAAGGACATCGTAGATTATTAGAACAGCGTCGACAACTTGTTATGCTTCTTTTTCAAGAACAAGGATGCTTTTTTCCAACAACTCAAGCAACATCAAATTTTCAG AGTGCGCATTCAGATCTCTTTCCAAACAAAGCaagtttacaattaaaaatccGTGAAGTTCGACAAAAATTAATGGCACAAAGCAGTAATGCGCATACACCGCTCAGTGCTGGTCTCGTTAGTCCATCCCCACAATCAGCGCCCCCCACAGTCACCGTATCAGTATCATCAATGTCAACACAATCGAATAGTGTGAATTTAGGTACAATTACTGAAACAAATCCACAAAATCAAACGTCCGGTGATCATTACCCCCAAAACACCACAACAAGTACTTCAAGCTAA